A region of the Prosthecobacter dejongeii genome:
CAAAAAGAGAAGCGGTGTGATGGGGTATCCCCAGCAGCGCACCGGGCGTGGCAAGTCAGGCTGTCTCCACCGCAGTACGATGAGCCCAAGCACGGTGGCAAAGGAGCAAAGCTGAATGCTGAACTGCACGTATTTGAGTACGGGCTCGAAGCTTGAAGTCTTGAGCAATGTCACCACGATGCAGATCTGAAATAGCAAGGCGACAATGGGAACTCCGCCCGCAGATTTTTTGGCAAAGGGACGTAGCAGTACTAGATCTTGGCCCATGGCCATGGTGACTCGCGGTCCCACCCATGTCATGGCGCTGATGCTGGAAACGAGTCCGAGACAGATCAACCCTGACATCAGATTGCCCCCAAGTTTGCCAAAGATGAAATCTGCCGCCACATGACCGACCTCGTTTTTTCCTTCCAGGGAGCTCAGGGGTGCCGCATACAAAAAAACGCCGTTCAGGGCTACATACAGCAAAGTTACCAGTCCTGTGCCCAGAGCAATAGCTTTGGGGACGTTACGCGCAGGATCACGAATCTCGCCCGTGATGTACGTCGCTGCATTCCAGCCTGCATAAGAGTACATGACAAAGACCAGACTGATGGCGAATGACTTGCTGGTGATCAAGGTGCCATCTCCCACTGTGGGTAGGAAGCTCACAGGCTGTCTTTCTGCCAGTAGCATTCCTGCAACAATGAAAATGAGGATCAGGGTGACCTTTCCCCAGGTGGCCATGTTTTGAAATTTCGAGGCCACATGGATGCCGAACATGTGAATGATAGTCACCGCCACGCTGACAGCTATCGAAAGATGCAAAGCGGAGGCCCCAGGAAAAATTCCCGTGTAGTATTTGCCGAAAGCCATCGCCGCTAAAGCGATGGGGGCTGCAAACCCGACTGTGGAAGAAAGCCAGCCTGCGACGAAACCCACCGAAGGATGAAATATCCGCGATAGGAAGTGATACTCTCCGCCAGATCTAGGGAAAGCGGCAGCCAGTTCTCCGTAAGCGAGGGCACCACAAAAAGCACACACCCCTCCAATGGTCCATAATATGACGATGGCAAAGCCGGAAGGCAGACCACCGACTTGATAACCGAGACTCGTGAAGACCCCAGTACCGATCATATTCGCCACAACGATGGCTGTGGCAGTCAAAAGGGAAACACCTGGGCGTGAGTGGGGAGCTTCATTCATAGACCTAGGGAGGCGAAGAGAACCCTGATATGCCCGTGATGCAAGGGAACAACCTGCATTGGATCACGGTGCAATGCTGCCCGTTTGCTTCCCTGCACCATCCCACAGCCAGACTTTTCCTTCATCGCCGCCGGCGAAGATCTTTTTGGCATCGCCCGTGATGGCCACGCTGTACAGCATGTTTCCGGTGCTGTTGAGTTTGGTCTGTTTAGCCGTATCACTCCTCTGTGCTCCGTCGTGCTTTTTTAGTTCCGTATAAATGCTACCGCTGCCTTTATCCGTGATGGCCACGAGGGCCTTGCCATCGGGTGTCCATGCTAGCGCTGTAAAAACTGTTTTTTTATCGCCCAAAGTCACATCCTGTTCCCGACTTTTAACGTCCCAGACCTTGATCTCTCGATCTGCTCCCGCTGTGGCCAGTTGGGTGGCATCTTGGTTGAACGCGACGGAAAGAACATGATTCGTATGGCCTTCATAACTGGAGATGAGCTTGCCATCTGCCACATTCCAAAGTCGGGCGAGTTTGTCTGCTGCCGCACTGGCTAGGCTTTGGCCCGTGGGGGAAAGTTTCAGGGAGTAGATGGTGTCATCATGGGCTTTCCACGTGGCGATGATTTTCTTCTCCGTGAGGTCCACACGGTGGATGAAGCCCGCTCCACCCGGTTCTCCATCAGAGGCGAAGAGCGTGCGTTGATCATTTGTTAGGGCGAGCGCAGTCAGATTGCCGACAAAATTTGCACGTATCTCCCCTTGGCTTTGCTGGGTAGCCGCGTCCCAGAGCTTGATTTGGCGAAAACCTCCCGTAATCACCGTTTTCCCATCGGCCGTCCAAATCACGGATTGCACCGTTTCATCGTGACCGCTGAGACTGCCCATTCGTGGATTCTGCGGCTGAGTCAAATCATGCAAATGCACGCGTGAGCCCGCCGCGATAGCCAGTCGCTTTTCATCCGGAGATATGGCTAGGGCGAGCACTGGCTGGTAAGCAGCGGGTAGGGGGGACAAAGCCACTGGAGAGGGTTTGGGCAGTTCATCAAACACCGCTGCATCCCACGCCGCACCCGCTTGGATCCAGCTTTGCAGCGCCGCGATCTGTTCTTTGCCAAGCTGCTTCTTGGGCGGCATGTGGGGGTCCGCCTCTTCTAGCACCAGTTGATAGAGCGGGCTTTCGGCGGGCTTGCCAGGCACCACAGAGGTGCCGTTGTCCCCGCCAATAAGCATTTTCTCACGCGTGGTCAGCAGCAGCCCCCCTTTGGCCTTGCCTGGCTTGTGACAGCCCAGGCATTCATCTCTCAGGACACGCATGGCGCTCTGCGTATCCGCCTGGATTGCAGAGAGGGAAGTCAGGGTGAAGAAAAAGGGCAAGGACCAGCGCATGAGGATATCACCCTCTTATACGCTGGCATCAGGCACTTTCTCCCGTACTTGCTTTGCGTTCGTTCACCACCCGGTCCACGGCATGTTTAGTGACGATGTTACCCTGAGAGTCACGCCCCTTGATGGCCAGGGCAGCAACAGGGAATTTGAGTGAAAGGGTGCGCAGATAGAGGGCTGGCTTAAGATGCACAAGAAGGTTCTGCGCATCGCTATCGGCCTCGTTTTCATGACGGGCAAAAAACAGCACTTTGGTGCCCGGATTGCCCTTAGCCAGGGAGTAGGTCTTGTCTCGGGTGATGCCGCCAATGCGGAAGCGTTTGGCCAAAACCGGGCCGTTTTTGCCATCGCGATAGATCAGGGTATAAACGGCCTCTTCGTCTTTCTTGAAAAGGTTGATGTATTCCAGGTTTTTCCCCACGTGGATCTTCGGTGCCATTTTAGCGACCGTCATCGTGCCTTCTTTGGTGAACCAAATGATGTCATCCAGAGGTGAGCATTTGCACAAAGGCTCACCCTCCTTTTTCAATCCGGTGCCAGCAAAGCCTTCCTTCGCATCCAGATAGAAAGTCTCATTGGCAATGATGACCTGGGCCGCTGCAACACGGTCAAAGCTGCTCACCACAGTGCGGCGTTCACGGCCTGCTCCATAGGTTTTTTTCAAACGCTCAAAGTGGGCAATAGCGAAGCGGGTGAGCTGTTTCAGATTTTTCTGCACGCTATCAATGTCTTTCTCCAGGCTACGGATGTGTTCATCCGCTTCGAAGCTGTTGAACTTGGAGATGCGTTTGATTTTGATCTCCGTCAGTCGCGCCACATCGTCGTCAGTGACCGGGCGTTTGAGGATGCTGAGATGGGGCTTCAGGCCTTTCCAGATGGCGGCCATCACCGCTTCCCAGGTCTCAGCTTCTTCGATTTTTCGGTAAATTCGGTTCTCGATAAAAATCTTTTCCAGGGAGCTGAAATGCCATTTTTCTTCCAGTTCATTGAGCTGGATCTGCAACTCCTCTCCAAGGATCTTTTTGGTGTGTTCGGCACTCTCCTTGAGGAGTTCGTTCACATTGGCAAAACGTGGTTTGTCATTCTGGATCACCACGGCATTCGGTGCGATGGAGACCTCACAATCCGTGAAAGCATACAACGCCTGGATAGTCGTCTCCACATCGGTTCCCACGGGTAGTTGGACCACGATTTCGACAAACTCCGCCGTGTTGTCATCCACTCGGGCGATCTTGATTTTGCCCTTGTCGTTAGCAGCGACGATGGAGTCCATCACCCCGCCTGTGGTGGTGCCAAAGGGGATCTCCGTGATGCGCAGCGTGTTCTTTTTCTGGCCTTCTTCGATCTTGGCCCGCACGCGAATGCGCCCGCCTCGCAGCCCGCCATTGTAGTCACTGGCATCCATGATGCCGCCCTGGATAAAGTCCGGTACCAGATAGACCTCTTCGCCGCGCAGTGCAGCCACGCTGGCATCGCAGAGCTCAATGAAATTGTGTGGCAAAATGCGGCAGCTCAGACCCACAGCGATGCCTTCGACCCCCTGCGCAAGCAGCATGGGGAACTTCACTGGCAGAGTGACAGGCTCTTTGTTACGTCCATCGTAACTGGCGGCCCAGTTCGTGACTTTGGGGCTGAAGACCACATCCAGAGCGAACTTGGACAGGCGGGCTTCGATGTATCGAGGTGCCGCCGCATTATCTCCCGTGAGGATGTTCCCCCAGTTCCCCTGCATATCAATCAGAAGGTCCTTCTGGCCGATCTGCACCATCGCATCCCCGATGCTGGCATCGCCGTGGGGGTGATACTTCATGGTGTTGCCCACCACGTTGGCCACCTTGTTGTAGCGGCCATCTTCCAGCTCATCCATGCTGTGCAAGATGCGGCGTTGCACAGGCTTAAAGCCATCGTTGATGTGGGGCACGGCACGCTCCAAAATCACGTAACTGGCATAGTCCAGAAACCAGTCCCCGTAGAGATCATCCACCGGTTTGATCTCGATGGGAGCGCTGTCCGCCAGGATGGGGGAGGTGTCTTCGGTCTTGGTAGATTTCTTGGCCACGATAAAAAAGGGAAAGGGGTTGCAACAGGTGCACCAGTCACATGCATGCCCCGGGGACGCCTGTCAAAACGGGTTGCGAGAATAGACGCTCCCGTCCGTCTGGCAAGCGTGGGCTCCGGGACGATGTCCTGATGAGCTCTCTGGCAGTCAAAGTATTGGCCAAATTGTTCCTGCCATTAGGCATCCAACTTCAAATCCCCTCCATGATAAAAGACTTAATAAAAGAGATTTTATGTAATAAGGATAGGTATCTCATGACTGCTCGTTTTTTGTCCTGCACTCTCTAGTTTTTGAAACTTTGCCTCAGAATCAAATCGTCCCTCTGGGGGGAAACTGCTAACTTCACCGCAGCCGTCGCGGGTGGGGATCTGGGAGTGGCCTATCAATGGGCATTCAATGGCAAACCCATCAGTGGGGCCATCTATCCTACCTTATCCGTGACTGGGGTGAATGCCGATCAAGCAGGCACCTACACCGTGACGGCGAGCAAGCCACCGCTCAAAGCTTCGGCATCCGCAATGTTAAACCTAAAGCAGCCGGGAGTGCTCATCTATAAACTGACCGGAACGGGCCAGACCTATTCTGGCAACGAGAATATGCGAATGGGCGTCGCGGGCTATTTATTGGTCGAAAGGACGGCTACTGAGTCAGACCTAGCCGCCATGATTTTAGTCACCCAGGCGGGGAAGCTGAAGCATTTCAGTGTGCAGTATCTTAATGAATTTCGAGCGGATTCCACCGGATCAGGACCTGGAGCGACGACGGTTTTTAGCAGTTTGGTGGAGGGGCACCCAGCAGCGGATCGGTCACTGCGTTGGTTTCAAGGAGCGAACAGTTTGATACCTCTGCGAAAAGGGCTTGAGAGCATCTTGGCTCCTCGAACTCTAACAGGACAGTGTGACCACATGGAGCCCTCTTTGGCGGGACCGGGCCATGGTGTGCAGTTGGATCGAATCGCCTTCAAAGGAGTCCTGGATATTCCCTTCACGGCAGATGCGCATCAGAGCTCCGAAGCACTGGCGCGAACGGTGGAGCGAGTCAAAATATTGCTTCAATTGCAAGGGGCCATTTCATCGGAAACGGCTCCGGAATAATAAGGCGGAGTTGTTTGCACAAAGGTGGCCGCAAGGAATGACCGATGAGTCCGCGTAATGCTCTCTCATGGTTCGCACTTCTGCCTTTCTTATCGCCGCTTTCATCTGTCTTTCGTGGAATTGGAGCGATGCCAAAGAGCCTTTTAAACCCAATTTGGGGCCAGACCTTCCCAGGGTGACGGTCACCTGTGGTGATCTGACTTTGGTGCTGCGTCAGGCCTCTCAATGGACGCCTGCTCGGCTGGACTACCATGGCGCTGCCATGACGACAGAACGCAGTGCCTACAGCACTGTCTTTTCTTTTCCTGATGTGGGGTTCATCGGCACGGGTCATTTGGAAAACGAGCCTGAGCCTTTGAAATCACTAGCGTTCATTTTGGATGGAAAGCGAGTGGAAAAGCCGACGGCAGAAATGAAGGGGCAAACTTTTCGCTTTGAGCGGCATTCTCGCATTCGTTCATTTGACCTAACCAACATCATCGAAGTCCGCGACAACCGTGTTTATGAAACCACCACCTTTCGGACAGTCGAAGCCCAGCCCTTGAAACTGGTGTATCACTTCATGCATGCTTGGGCACCCAGCGTCTCTGCTTTCCTCGCTGGGCGTGACGATAAGCCGGATCAAATCCTCTCAGGCCCTCTCACGGATGACCCCGCCACGGCAAGAAAGTTTTTCATCAATGGTCCAGTAGATTGGATGTCCGTTTATGAACCGAAGAGTTCTCATTTTGCCGTGTCGCGTCTCCTCGAATCCCCGCCTGAAGCCAAGTCCATTCCGATGATTTGGAATGTGCCAAACAGTTACCGAAAATACTACCTGAAGTGTTTTAGCGATGCCACCGTGCCTGCGGGATTTTCAGGCACCTGGCGCATGGTCACCGCCTTTGGCCAAGCAGACGTTAGCTCATGGGAAAAACCTGCTCGTGCAACTGCTCAAGCTTTGCTTGAGCCCTAGCCTGCGGCGATGAAAGGGGAGAGGAGTGCTTGAGATCGGGTGGGAACACTTCCATCCTATCATTGATTTTCCATGCCTGAGCTTCCTGAAGTCGAAACCACCCTGCGTGGGGTCTCTCCTTACCTTGTCGGTCGAGTCGTCCGTGAGGTGATCGTGCGTGATCCGCGCCTGCGATGGCCTGTGCCGGCGATCGTTCATGAACTGGAAGGGCAATGTATCACGTCGGGCATACGCCGGGGAAAGTATCTACTCTTTGGCTCACCTAAAGGGACCTTGCTGCTGCATCTGGGCATGTCAGGAAGCCTGCGAGTGACCGACCCTGCGACACCGTGGCGAAAGCATGATCACTTTGCGCTAACGACAGATCGCGGTATGCAGATTCGCTTGCATGATCCTCGTCGTTTCGGGGCGGCCTTATTCATCGAAGGCGAGTCAGGGGAGCACCCGCTCTTGGCAGAGCTGGGGCCAGAGCCACTTTCTGCAGACTTCACCGCTGCTTATCTCAAAAGCCAGTGTCTAGGGCGGAGTGCGCCCATCAAAGCGGTCATTATGGATAGCCACGCCGTGGTGGGAGTGGGCAATATCTATGCCTGTGAGGCTCTCTTTATGGCGGGTATCTCACCACAAAAAGCGGCGGGAAAAGTGACCTTGCCGCGTTTGGCCAAGCTCGTAGCGGCGATCCAGGGAGTCCTGGCTGCTTCGATTGAAATGGGCGGCACCACTTTGCGCGATTTTCTCAATGAAAAGGGAGAGCCGGGTTACTTTAAGCAGACCCTCCGTGTGTATGATCGGGAAGGGGATGCCTGTCACCAATGCAGCAGCGTGATCAAACGCGTGGTGATGAGTAACCGTTCCACTTTCTACTGCCCCACCTGTCAACAGTAAGCCGTCCGGTCATAGCACAGGTCGTATCACGACGATGTCTCCCAGCATCTGTTCCTGCTCCACCATAAGATGATTCAGCTTCATCAATTCAAGCATTGCGAGGAAGGTAACGATGACCTCCACTCGGCTGGCCGCGGAGCTAAAAAGGGAGTCAAATCTTACCCTCTCTCCCATGGGAATCGCTTCTAGGAGGTGCTCGATCTTGTCCGCAACACTGTAGCGGTCGCTGACGATTTCTCGAATGTCCGTGGAGTTTTCAAAACGCTTCAGCACCTTTTGAAAGGCGCGAATGAGGTCAAAAATGCCGACCTGACCCACCACGTCCGGTGCGGGCGCACTGAGGTCGGGTAATTCGGGGGTGGTGGCAAAAAACTCGTCGGCTTTGACTTCCTGGGTTCCCAGGAACTGAGCCACGTCTTTGAACTTTTTGTATTCCACCAACTGGCGAATGAGTTCCCAGCGCGGATCTTCCTCATCCGCATCTTCATCTGGAGGCTGCTGAGTCTGAGGAAGAAGCTCGCGACTTTTAAGATACATCAAGTTCGCGGCCATGACGATGAACTCACTGGCCACCTCGATGTTCAGCATCTTGAAGGTGTTGATGTAGTCGAGGTACTGCTTCGTGATGCGCCCGATGGACACGTCATAGATATCAATCTCATCCTTCTTGATGAGATACAGCAGTAGGTCGAGGGGGCCCTCGAAAATTTCCAATTTGACCTTGTAATCCTTGTCTTCCACCCCGTGAGCTTATGGCAGGGAACCACCCGGAAGCGAGGAGAAAAATAAGGAGCTATATGGGAGCTTTAGGAGCAGGGAATTCTTGCGATGGCCTTGACGGATTCTGTGCCAGGTGTCGTTAAAGTTTCCATCAGAGCAGGTAGATCATTCCAGTCTGCGCGGTGGGTGAGCCAGGACTGGGTATGGATGTGTCCTTGTTGAATGAGGGACAGGATGCGGGGGAAATCGCTCGCGTGAGCATTTCGACTGGCCAGAAGCGTGAGCTCCCGCCGATGCAGCAAAGGATCATCCAAAGGAATGGGATCTTTGGTGATGCCCACATACACGATGCGTCCGGTAAAACGTGCGAGGCTGAGCGCCCGTGCCATGGATGTGGCATTGCCCGTGGCATCGAACACCACCTGTGCGGCGGGTTCATCTGGCAGTGTTTCCACCACCGTTATTCCTGGATAATGCTGTCTCACAAAAGCCCGACGGCTGGCGCTAAGCTCCAGCACCGTGAGGCGTGAACTTACCAGACGGGCAAACTCCAACACCGTGAGGCCAATCGGGCCTGCACCAATGATCAGCACATCATCCTCAGGCAAGATGGCTGCGCGGTTCACTGCATGGCAGCCGATGGCCAATGTTTCTACCAAGGCTAATTGTTCAAAGTCTAGCGTCTCACTCACGTGCAATTTGTGAGCAGGCAATACCATCCTTTCCCGCATGCCGCCATCACAATGCACCCCCAGGACGGTGAGAGTTTCGCAACAATTGGTTCGGCCCTGACGACAAGCATGGCAGTGGCCGCAGTTTAGGTAAGGCTCGACGGAGCAACGATCTCCGATTTTTAAAGTGTGTACATCTGGCCCTACGGCAAGAACTTCCACGCCCAGCTCATGACCCAGAATGCGAGGATATTCAATGAAAGGCATCTTGCCCAAATAACCGCTGAGATCTGTGCCGCAGATGCCGATGGTCCGAATGGCCACGAGTGCTTCTCCTGGACCTGGAGCTGCTGGTTCAGGAAGGTCTATCCATCGAAGAGTCCGAGATTGAGCAAGCTGGAGCGCGCGCATGATTCATGCTTTTGCTAACAGGGCTGGCTACCTACGGCAATCAAGATCCGCTCACGGCTGCAAAACATAACATCCTTTTTGGACTTCGATAGTCGGTGGGGTGTGGTTTCGCTCGAAGGCTTCATACCCGGGTCTCAATTCTTGCCAAAAAGCATTAGCCGCATTCTTCGACTCCGCAGCTAAACGCTCCTCAGTGACAGGGAAAGGAAAGACATGCACGGGCACCTCATCTTGTCCGTTGGTCAAAGCCGCCTGCACGATCAAATAGATCTCCTCAATCAAAGGATCTGTCATGGCAAAGCAGCCGATGCTCACCTCACCACCATGCACCATGATGAAGCTGCCCGTGCGGCCCTGCATGACATCGTAGGCATTTGGATAACCAATATTAAACGACAAATGAAAGCTACTGCCTGGATTTAGTCGAGACTTGGTGACTCCGTAAAATCCCTCCGGTGCCTGCCCGTCGCCTTCTTTCAACTTAGGACCTAACGCTCCAGACATAGCGGCGATTGGATACTTGCGAAAAAGCTTCCATCCACGTTGAGATTCCAGCCAGAGTTCCAATTCACGGCTCTCTTTGAAAACTCGCAAGAAAGTGGAAGCGCCAAGCTGAAGGTCCCGTTCCATCAACTCTTGAGTCAATGGTTCGAGGACTCTCTCACGTGTGTGTTTCAGTCTTTCATCAGGCTTGAGCAGGCGCCACTCCTCAGGAGAGGGCGGTGGAGGGTAGGGGAGTTTCATCGTGCTGGGGCTGCTTAACCAAGTGGAGACTCCTGGCAGCGAAGGGGCGAAAGTGCAATCAATGCACATCGTCTGGGCAGGCTTTGCACCGAAAAAGGCCAACACCACCGCCACCGAAAGTAGAATCCAGAAGGTTTTGAGTTTCATGCAGCAGGGACAATCGCTGAGCCTTATTCTATAGAGAACTCTTGATCTAAAGTGATCAAAGATCGCCTCGTCGTCGTACGGATTCTC
Encoded here:
- a CDS encoding c-type cytochrome domain-containing protein, with the translated sequence MRWSLPFFFTLTSLSAIQADTQSAMRVLRDECLGCHKPGKAKGGLLLTTREKMLIGGDNGTSVVPGKPAESPLYQLVLEEADPHMPPKKQLGKEQIAALQSWIQAGAAWDAAVFDELPKPSPVALSPLPAAYQPVLALAISPDEKRLAIAAGSRVHLHDLTQPQNPRMGSLSGHDETVQSVIWTADGKTVITGGFRQIKLWDAATQQSQGEIRANFVGNLTALALTNDQRTLFASDGEPGGAGFIHRVDLTEKKIIATWKAHDDTIYSLKLSPTGQSLASAAADKLARLWNVADGKLISSYEGHTNHVLSVAFNQDATQLATAGADREIKVWDVKSREQDVTLGDKKTVFTALAWTPDGKALVAITDKGSGSIYTELKKHDGAQRSDTAKQTKLNSTGNMLYSVAITGDAKKIFAGGDEGKVWLWDGAGKQTGSIAP
- a CDS encoding immunoglobulin domain-containing family protein, whose product is MKLCLRIKSSLWGETANFTAAVAGGDLGVAYQWAFNGKPISGAIYPTLSVTGVNADQAGTYTVTASKPPLKASASAMLNLKQPGVLIYKLTGTGQTYSGNENMRMGVAGYLLVERTATESDLAAMILVTQAGKLKHFSVQYLNEFRADSTGSGPGATTVFSSLVEGHPAADRSLRWFQGANSLIPLRKGLESILAPRTLTGQCDHMEPSLAGPGHGVQLDRIAFKGVLDIPFTADAHQSSEALARTVERVKILLQLQGAISSETAPE
- a CDS encoding DNA gyrase/topoisomerase IV subunit A; translation: MAKKSTKTEDTSPILADSAPIEIKPVDDLYGDWFLDYASYVILERAVPHINDGFKPVQRRILHSMDELEDGRYNKVANVVGNTMKYHPHGDASIGDAMVQIGQKDLLIDMQGNWGNILTGDNAAAPRYIEARLSKFALDVVFSPKVTNWAASYDGRNKEPVTLPVKFPMLLAQGVEGIAVGLSCRILPHNFIELCDASVAALRGEEVYLVPDFIQGGIMDASDYNGGLRGGRIRVRAKIEEGQKKNTLRITEIPFGTTTGGVMDSIVAANDKGKIKIARVDDNTAEFVEIVVQLPVGTDVETTIQALYAFTDCEVSIAPNAVVIQNDKPRFANVNELLKESAEHTKKILGEELQIQLNELEEKWHFSSLEKIFIENRIYRKIEEAETWEAVMAAIWKGLKPHLSILKRPVTDDDVARLTEIKIKRISKFNSFEADEHIRSLEKDIDSVQKNLKQLTRFAIAHFERLKKTYGAGRERRTVVSSFDRVAAAQVIIANETFYLDAKEGFAGTGLKKEGEPLCKCSPLDDIIWFTKEGTMTVAKMAPKIHVGKNLEYINLFKKDEEAVYTLIYRDGKNGPVLAKRFRIGGITRDKTYSLAKGNPGTKVLFFARHENEADSDAQNLLVHLKPALYLRTLSLKFPVAALAIKGRDSQGNIVTKHAVDRVVNERKASTGESA
- the mutM gene encoding bifunctional DNA-formamidopyrimidine glycosylase/DNA-(apurinic or apyrimidinic site) lyase, with the protein product MPELPEVETTLRGVSPYLVGRVVREVIVRDPRLRWPVPAIVHELEGQCITSGIRRGKYLLFGSPKGTLLLHLGMSGSLRVTDPATPWRKHDHFALTTDRGMQIRLHDPRRFGAALFIEGESGEHPLLAELGPEPLSADFTAAYLKSQCLGRSAPIKAVIMDSHAVVGVGNIYACEALFMAGISPQKAAGKVTLPRLAKLVAAIQGVLAASIEMGGTTLRDFLNEKGEPGYFKQTLRVYDREGDACHQCSSVIKRVVMSNRSTFYCPTCQQ
- a CDS encoding zinc-binding alcohol dehydrogenase family protein → MRALQLAQSRTLRWIDLPEPAAPGPGEALVAIRTIGICGTDLSGYLGKMPFIEYPRILGHELGVEVLAVGPDVHTLKIGDRCSVEPYLNCGHCHACRQGRTNCCETLTVLGVHCDGGMRERMVLPAHKLHVSETLDFEQLALVETLAIGCHAVNRAAILPEDDVLIIGAGPIGLTVLEFARLVSSRLTVLELSASRRAFVRQHYPGITVVETLPDEPAAQVVFDATGNATSMARALSLARFTGRIVYVGITKDPIPLDDPLLHRRELTLLASRNAHASDFPRILSLIQQGHIHTQSWLTHRADWNDLPALMETLTTPGTESVKAIARIPCS
- a CDS encoding segregation/condensation protein A, whose translation is MEDKDYKVKLEIFEGPLDLLLYLIKKDEIDIYDVSIGRITKQYLDYINTFKMLNIEVASEFIVMAANLMYLKSRELLPQTQQPPDEDADEEDPRWELIRQLVEYKKFKDVAQFLGTQEVKADEFFATTPELPDLSAPAPDVVGQVGIFDLIRAFQKVLKRFENSTDIREIVSDRYSVADKIEHLLEAIPMGERVRFDSLFSSAASRVEVIVTFLAMLELMKLNHLMVEQEQMLGDIVVIRPVL
- a CDS encoding APC family permease encodes the protein MNEAPHSRPGVSLLTATAIVVANMIGTGVFTSLGYQVGGLPSGFAIVILWTIGGVCAFCGALAYGELAAAFPRSGGEYHFLSRIFHPSVGFVAGWLSSTVGFAAPIALAAMAFGKYYTGIFPGASALHLSIAVSVAVTIIHMFGIHVASKFQNMATWGKVTLILIFIVAGMLLAERQPVSFLPTVGDGTLITSKSFAISLVFVMYSYAGWNAATYITGEIRDPARNVPKAIALGTGLVTLLYVALNGVFLYAAPLSSLEGKNEVGHVAADFIFGKLGGNLMSGLICLGLVSSISAMTWVGPRVTMAMGQDLVLLRPFAKKSAGGVPIVALLFQICIVVTLLKTSSFEPVLKYVQFSIQLCSFATVLGLIVLRWRQPDLPRPVRCWGYPITPLLFLGISLWMLAFLLWESPKESLAGLGTILVGLLLYALSPKEKFPSA
- a CDS encoding L,D-transpeptidase family protein, with translation MKLKTFWILLSVAVVLAFFGAKPAQTMCIDCTFAPSLPGVSTWLSSPSTMKLPYPPPPSPEEWRLLKPDERLKHTRERVLEPLTQELMERDLQLGASTFLRVFKESRELELWLESQRGWKLFRKYPIAAMSGALGPKLKEGDGQAPEGFYGVTKSRLNPGSSFHLSFNIGYPNAYDVMQGRTGSFIMVHGGEVSIGCFAMTDPLIEEIYLIVQAALTNGQDEVPVHVFPFPVTEERLAAESKNAANAFWQELRPGYEAFERNHTPPTIEVQKGCYVLQP